In bacterium, a single window of DNA contains:
- a CDS encoding adenylosuccinate synthase: MSSLVVVGAQWGDEGKGKLVDYLTSNAQYVVRFQGGNNAGHTLLVDGKETKLRLVPSGILRQETICCIAAGVVLDADVFLEETSGLEEAGVSVTKERLIIDESVHLIMPYHKIIDIAREELRGKNRIGTTGRGIGPCYEDRANRSGIRLAELRYLPQVLERMEEVLELRNQYLKDVLKSDQQVAFAEVREYLERTADRLLPFMGNVGMMIAEAHKRERRIVFEGAQGTLLDQIHGAIPFVTSSSTLAGAVCSGVGVGPRTIDHILGVAKAYTTRVGSGPFPTEDTGVVGEYLQKKGNEFGTVTGRSRRCGWFDAVLLRKAVRLNGIDMLALTKLDVLSGLEKIQVCVNYLLDGKKVEDAPVLPSELERVEPQYVTFDGWEDNLSEVRKWHHLPQNARVYLSSLSEMVECDISMVSVGPERESTLFGHAAVSLQNFMRAE, encoded by the coding sequence ATGAGTAGCCTTGTTGTTGTGGGCGCCCAGTGGGGTGATGAAGGGAAAGGAAAGCTTGTTGATTATCTGACGTCGAATGCGCAATACGTGGTTCGTTTTCAGGGTGGGAATAATGCTGGGCATACTCTTCTCGTTGATGGAAAAGAAACCAAGCTGCGCCTTGTACCCTCTGGAATTCTGCGTCAGGAAACGATCTGCTGCATTGCTGCTGGGGTAGTTCTCGATGCGGATGTATTTCTTGAAGAGACAAGTGGGCTAGAAGAAGCTGGCGTGTCGGTTACGAAGGAGCGCCTTATCATTGATGAGAGTGTACATCTCATCATGCCGTATCACAAAATCATTGATATTGCTCGAGAAGAATTACGTGGAAAAAATCGTATTGGAACAACGGGAAGAGGTATCGGGCCCTGCTATGAAGATAGAGCAAATAGGAGCGGAATTCGGCTTGCTGAACTTCGGTACCTTCCACAGGTTTTGGAGCGCATGGAAGAGGTGCTTGAGCTTCGCAATCAGTACTTAAAGGATGTGTTGAAGTCTGATCAGCAAGTGGCCTTCGCTGAGGTGCGTGAGTATCTAGAAAGAACTGCTGATAGACTCCTCCCATTTATGGGAAATGTCGGGATGATGATTGCTGAGGCACATAAGCGGGAGAGAAGAATTGTTTTTGAAGGTGCTCAAGGCACGCTTCTTGATCAGATTCATGGTGCTATTCCTTTTGTAACTTCATCGAGCACTTTAGCTGGCGCTGTTTGCTCAGGAGTCGGAGTTGGCCCCCGAACCATCGATCATATTTTAGGTGTTGCAAAAGCCTACACCACCAGGGTTGGAAGTGGGCCATTTCCTACTGAAGATACTGGGGTAGTAGGAGAGTATCTTCAAAAGAAGGGAAATGAATTCGGAACAGTAACGGGGCGTTCTCGCCGATGTGGCTGGTTTGATGCAGTTCTTTTGAGGAAAGCGGTTCGGTTGAATGGCATAGATATGCTTGCACTGACAAAGTTAGATGTTCTTTCAGGGCTTGAGAAAATTCAGGTGTGTGTAAATTATCTGCTAGATGGAAAGAAGGTAGAGGATGCACCTGTCTTGCCATCAGAACTTGAGCGAGTCGAGCCGCAGTATGTTACGTTCGATGGCTGGGAAGATAATCTTTCAGAGGTACGCAAGTGGCATCATCTACCGCAAAATGCTCGTGTATACCTCAGCTCGCTATCAGAAATGGTAGAGTGCGATATCTCAATGGTGAGTGTCGGACCTGAAAGAGAAAGTACGTTGTTTGGCCATGCAGCGGTTTCATTACAAAATTTTATGCGAGCGGAGTAA